Genomic segment of Bubalus kerabau isolate K-KA32 ecotype Philippines breed swamp buffalo chromosome 6, PCC_UOA_SB_1v2, whole genome shotgun sequence:
TTCCTCTCCAGATTCATTGGCCAGCTCCTGTTTCAGCAGCCTGGGGGGATGGACAGAGGGACACAGGCAGGCAACAGATGAGAGGTGAAGTGGGAGCAGATCAACGAAGTGGccaagggaattctctggtggtcctgtggttaagacccAGTGCTCTCATTGCCaggggcctaggtttgatccctggttggggaattaagatcccacaagcctcttgatgtgaccaaaaaaaaaaaaaagtggccaaTTGAAACAGAGATGGGGGGGTGTTTTAGGAGTTTTGTGCCCAGACCAGTCTCCAAGGCAGAGGCCTTGCAAGTCAGTAGTCAGCATGGCGCCCCAGGGGCATCTTTGTCCAGACAGCAGAGGATCCGTAGGGCCACTGTAGAAACTGAGGCACTAGCAGcccatgttgctgttgttgagttgctcagtcatgtctgactctgcgaccccacggactgcagcatgtcagacttccctgtccactatctccctgagtctgctcaaactcctgtccattgagttggtgatacatccaaccatctcattctgggTCACccacttctgccctcaatctttccccgcatcagtatcttttccaatgagtccgctcttcgcatcagatggctacagtattggaacttcagcttcaacatcagtccttccaatgaatattcaggattgatttccttcaggattgactggtttgatctccttgcagaccaagggactcttgagagtcttcaccaacaccacaaacaaaagcatcagttctttggcactcagccttccagctctcacatctgtacatgactgctggaaaaaccatagtttgacaaGCAACCAGTGAGGTGCTATCTTTAAGCTGTTTGCTTGTAAAGGTTGAACAATCCCATTGTACAGAGGTCTGGATGATTCTGGCCACACCCCTGGGTGTAGTCTCATCTGATGGATGGGAGGAAGAGGTCTTTTAGTGCCTTTCTCCAATTATCCCAGGGCTCAGTCTCAgctgacatacatacacactctgGGTTCCAGCCACACATTCACCAGGAACAATCCCACCCCCAGAGCACTACCTtctcacaccccaccccaccccaccccaccaagcCAAAGGCCGGAAAATCATGTTCTGACCTAACGTTGGGAGTGGAGAGGGGAGACACCTACTGCAGCTGAATCAACACTGAATCAAAAAAGAGAAGGTGATTGGCTTGGAGCCAAGGGTAGGGGGCACATCCGGTATGCCCAAGAGACAGACCCTGGATTTGGGTCCAGTGGTGTTTGGGTCACTATGGAGCGGCTTTGAGGTAGAGCAGGAGAGCTCACCAGGCTGTAACGGTGCAAAAGATGttgtcaccccccacccccagttccgCTTACCAGCTGAGTGAGCTGGAAAAATCAGacatcctctctgagcctcagcatcttcatctgtgaaatggaagatTACAGTCCATTTTGTAGGCTGCTGGTTTTTCCTTTTAGGATTGTAAATGAAATATTCATGTAAGAAATGGCCTGGCTTCTCATAGGTGCTCTCTCTTGTAGTTTGTGATATTTTTAGCTATGTTGAAAGTCTGTGCTCCGATCAAATGCTTAGTTGAATAAACCTAAAACACTGAACGGTGTCGTGATACGGCACTAGCTGAAGGACTCCAGCCAACTGGAGCTGGACCGCCCCAGGAATAGTCAGTTCCAGGGCACTGACCACAGCCAGTCTTGGGGACAAGTCCCAGTGTTTGCAGGGCAAACCACCCTGTGTGGCACTGTACATTACTCAGCCCTCTGACTTCAACACCATTTCATGGCTCCCCATTGCTGATAATAACAAGATCAAAGCCAAGTCCTTTCCAGGCCTAACTGGATCTAGCCTCTGCCATCTTCCCAGCTCTCTCAAGACAGCTAATGGCCAGATGCACACCCTCATTCAGACACACCACACCCTACTCCAGACAGGCTGAAATACTTTCGATGTTCACCTCCCACGACTTCACAAATGCTATTCGAGAACTCGTTTCCACCTCCCATTCACTGGAACTATCCTTCCAGATAAGTTGGATGCCGTTTCCTCCCAAAGGAGTGGTGACGGCAGGGGTCTGCGGGTATGAAATAACAGGGCTTTAACCTCACCCTCGGTGAGGAAGCGTCGGTTTCCTGGGGGACCCGCAAAGACAGAGCCGCAGCCCTGAGGTGCCCACAGCGCCGCCCAGCCCGGCCAGTGAGTGGCATCACCCAGCGGCGGAGCCGCCTGCGATTTGCATACCCATAGTGCACCACGAAAAGACGATTTCACGCGCTTGAATTCCAGCCCCACGGGGGTTTTTCCACTGTTGGAGGGGACAGTACCTGTTAGAAACCTACGAACTGTGCAAATTCCACTCAAGGTGCCCAAACCGCACGGGAGCGGAGAAACCATAAGTGTACAGAGTGTTACGTTGCTCTGGGAGGTTCCAAGTGAAACTGCAAAAGTatactctggtttctcttcagatCGTATAAATCTTTCGCCTTTTACTAAAGATTTCCGTGGAGAGGAACAATTCTGAGTCTTTACCCAATTTTTTGAGGCCTCGTTTTTAACGAGGCTACGTTTTCTAAAGTTAAAAATTAGAATTCATCAGTTCGTCATGGGTCTATGAAAGAAAGTCCCAGTTTTTCGAACGAAGTTGCGATTTCGGATTTTTTGGGTTTGTGGTCAAAGTATGGTGTTTTTTTTGTGAGTTTTACTTGTATAGCTTTGCAATAAGTCATTTAGAAGCTTGCaggtgaaatggaaaaattacTGGTTGTTTTTATTTGACAAAGCGCCGAAAGTTTTCCAGATGGCGCTAAAGGTAAAGACGCAGCTAGACATaaaagacataggttcaatccctggatccagaagatccatTAGAAAAGAGAACGACAGTTTAACTTCGATATTTATGCGTGTAGAATCTTTAAGACGGAGGCGCCTGGCAGATACCAATCCATGGTGTCGGACACGGCTGGAGCGACTAAAAAACGCGACCATATAGGAAGAAGTTAAACGCAGTAATTCTCTCTCACCAgagtatgctcagtcgtgttggactcttggcgatcccatggacggtagcccgccaggcatcTCTCTTTctggggattttccaagcaagaatactggaatgggttcctgGGGATTTTACCCACtcaggatagaacccaggccgtCCAtattgcaggcgcattctttacggtctgaaccaccagggaagtcccggcaGATTACCTGGTTCCTTTCCCAGAGGTTATCTGAGGAAAAAATTAGCTGAGGCACTCTGGTTATGACTTACTTCAGACTGTGTCTGTTCAACACTCACTCAATGCCACTTTTCCATTCTAAACCTTTCCGTTAAGGAGTTTAATTTTTTGGTGGAACCaagaacttaagaaaaaaaaaaaaaaaggagataatgCATAATCTCGGTGAAAAGTGCCCTACAGAAACAGCATTATGAGAGAACAAGGCTAGCTACCAAATGTGTCCTCTTGTCCCTAGATCTACATCCTCTTTAGGGGAGATCACCTAGGCCTGTGGAttttagtgaaagttgctcagtcgtgtccaactttttgtgaccccgtggactgtagcccaccaggctcctctgtccatggaattctccaggcaagaatattggagtgggttgccatttttttttccagggggatccttcccaaccagagattgaatccaggtcccctgcattgcaggtggcccctttaccatctgaaccaacagggaagtgACTTTTAAGTGATTATCATCTCATACCCGGTGTCCTCCAGATTCACAGCCATTAGCAGATCCCACCGACTCCATATTCATATGTGTACTTCGTGCAAACACATTTTAGCTCCTCAAATGTTACCAAGCTAAGAGCAAGGAAAACTTTTCCTCCCAATATTATCTTTTCTTTCAGCAAAAGGAATCATGCTCTGCTTGGTCTGCATTGTGCTTTGCTCACCAAAGaccatggattttttaaaaatatcactgtaAGGACTATACCATAGTTAATTTAACCAGCCCTCTAAATTAAACCAGGCCTCCAGGACTTACagcttttcttcttcagttttcatTATCTCAGGTAGTATTAAGGGTAATCACATTTTCAGTCTTGAGAAATACAATAACAAATAACTATTTTTAACCCATTTACaacatatttttatgtaaaatccatgagaaagaagaataactttatttttttttccaaataatcaactagggacttccctaggggtccagtggttaagactccgcatttccactgcagggggcaccagtttaaattaaaagatccctggtcagggaactaagatgctgcaaGTCCagaggcacagccaaaataaagtcagtcccTAATTTCATATTTATAGTATCTTAttggaataaaataatatttaaataaggaAGCAAAGTCATCACTGAATATTTACAGAGCACTGATTATgtgtcaggggctggggaagtAGAAATGAATTAGGCTCCACTCCTGGCCCCAGAGATCTTTCTTCAGGGAGATCTGGATCCTCAGGAAGACAAAATACACAACAAATGAAAGGAAAGGATGGGGAGTCCTCAATAACCAAGAGAGGAAATCCAGGGATAGAAtgccagtgtatttttttttttttttttttttttaatttttggctgcgctgtgtcttcattgctgtgcacaggctctctctagttgcagcaagtgagggtTACTCTTCTTtggggtgtgagggcttctcattgccatagcttcttttgttgcagagcacaggctctagtgctcaggcttcagtagtcacagGCTTGAGGCCTCTAGAGCCCAGGTTCAGTAGCTGGGGCCCACGGCCTTAgttgctccaaagcatgtggaatattcccggaccagggatagaacttgtttctcctgcattggcaggcagattcttatctactgtgtcaccagggaagtctgaggacCAGTGAATTTTTGCAAAGGTAGTTGTTGAGAGAAAATTTACTAATGTTTGGAACCACCAGTATTTTGAGTGCTCTAAAAGTGAAACATTATATTTTGTCCAGAGGGCAGTGggtaaatagagaaaataaaggcCGTAGGGCTGACAATTTTAGACAGGTCGAGAGGCACTGTGGGAAATGGTTGGGGAGGAGGTCTCCACTAGAGTGAAGGCAAGAAGATTAATAAGAACCTGTGGCAGTAATTCCTGCCACAGATAGGACTGGTTGAACTGGGGTAAGAGAACTGAACCAACTGGAAAGATCTTGTAGGAAAGGAAGAATAATTTTCCCTCTACTCTCTGAGTTCTTGGCTGAGACCTTTGTAATGAGACAGCTTAAccagagaaacaaaaatggaagtttattaacatgtatatCTCACATATACATGGGAGATACCCAGGGAAAAATCAGTAACTCCCAGAGGTGGCCGAAAATACCTGCTTAAATACTTCCTTCAGCTAATGAGGAAAGAAAAGTGGGGAGGCCAGATATGGGAAGGCCGTCAGGAAAAAGCACCGAAAGCAAGGAGGTTTATTAAGCAAATCTTAGTGATTTCACAGGAAGTCTCCTGTAAATTAGTCATCCTTCTGTACAAAGAGGGAGACACCCTTACCAATGTAGATTTAGTTTATAAAAATTTCCCCTACAAAAGGGTaacttttctgttttcaaaacGTCTCCTTTTTCTCAAAATAATCAGCTTAAAACAACCCTATgccaaaacagcatattttggggtggcatattctgctttcagtcttttaaGAAATAGAAGCCATGGGAGGCAAATGTGAAGAAGAATAAAGCAAGGATGACATCTAGGTTTCTGGCTTTAGCACCCATGGAGATGAGAAACACGATGGGGGCAGAACTGGGGAAAGATGAAGGACAAGCACAATTTTGGATTGAGTCTTAAGTGTCTGTGGGACATATGGAGAGAGATCGCCAGGAGCCAGGTCTGGAGTTAAAGAGGGGGCTGAGTTGAAAAGATATGTGGGAATTACAGGAGTAAAGGAGGCGGGCGGTAGTGCTCAGAGACACACGCGGGCACAGAAACTGCTTTCGGGCTTTGCGCAGGGTTGGAGGCCAAGGCTCAGCGGAAGAGCGCGGCGTTCAGGCCCGCCCACCGACGGAACCTCACCCATAGCGCCTGCGTTTGGCACACATTGGTACTTCCCGCCCCGACTTGCGAAGCATTCTGGGAGCGGAAGCCCGCTTTGAGCGCCGAGCGTGTTGGGAGCTGCAGTTTAAGAGAGGCGCAGAATGCTTCGCAAGTCATGGCACTGGTCACTTAAAGGGCAGATCCAAAAAGCGATGATGCTCCCGGGGCAGAGTGCCCCTCCGGCGGCGGCATGGGGTGCCCCGGGCCGCATCCCCTCTCCGCAGAGCGTGACACTTCCACGCCTCCACGATCTGTTCCACCTGCGAGGGATGCGAATCACCGCGGAGTCCCGCAGTGCCCACCTTATCCCTCAGACCCTGGACCACGCCCCCCTCGCCTCCCCCCACAACACGATCCGAGATGTGTTCCCCGCCTCCGCACCGGGATGAGCGGCTCCCGCCGGTTCTGTTCTTCCAGGGCGCTCAGCTCTGCCGGAGCCAGCAAGGCCAGTCTCAGCTCCCGCACCACTGGGGCCGCCACCTCGGCCACAGGCCGCTCTAGCACCGCCTGCGGACGTCAGCACTGAACCTGGGCGGGCGGGGGCACCTGCCCAACCGCCTGCTCTCCTGGTTCCTGCAGCTAGAGCCTCTTTCAGCACCCCTACCTCCCACTCCcttcagcccctgctcaccgcgcCCACGCGCGCCCAACTCCGGGCTGCCAGGACCAGCTCGGCCTCGTCCACACAGAGCTTGTCGCTTCGCAGCAAGGGCAGCAACGCGGGCGCAGACAGCTCCAGGAAACCACGGGTCCGGAGGGTCTCCTATGGGTCCGCGATTGGGTCAGGGAGGAGCAGAACGAGGGGTGTGGGGTAGGGAGTATGCAGTGGGGAGTACCTGGCTGTGAGCCTCAATGAAAGCCACACAACGCTCCTGCAGCTGTCCCAGGCCAAAGGTTACAGCAACCTGAGAGCAGAATGAAGGAGGTCAGGTTGGACATGGAGAGGCCGGGCAGCCTGGCCCTCCACACCGGAACCTTCTGCAAGCCTGTCCAGCAATACCCACCTGCAGGGCCTCGCAAACGAGCTCCACGTCCAGTGCCTTCACCACAAACTCCAGGCACAGCTGGGAACAGAAACGAAGGTGGGCTGTGCCCAGATGTCCCTGTTCCAaggccccagccccaggccagaAACAGTGAACAGCCTTGGAGCAGTGAGCCACCCAGGCTACTAGCAGCCCCAGGCCTACGCAGACCTCCCAGGCCAAGGGAGGCGGGGAATCACAAGGCCTGAGACTAGGAATAGCAAAGCCAAGCCCAGCAGCCCACCTTTTAGTACATTCCTCACTAATCAGACTAGATAAGACCCATGTGAAAATTCCACTCTCCTTTTCTTTCAAGACACTTATCTTTTTCCACACTTTTCTCTGAACTCAAAGACACTATTTTAACCAGAAACTTGAATTCATCTGTGACATCTCCCTCTCACCCCCAACATCCAGAAAAGCCCTGGGTAATGCCAGTTCACAGggtcaaaccagccaatcctaaagggaatcaaccctgaatattcactggaaggactgatgtcaaaaccaaaactccaatactttggccacctgatgtaaagaacagactcactggaaaagaccctgatgctgggaaagattgagggcaggaggagaagggggaggctgaggatgaggtggttggatggcatcagtgactcaatggacatgagtttgagcaaacttggagataatgaaggacagggacgtctgctgtgctgcagtccatggggttgcaaagactcagacacgacggagccactgaacaacagcactaGTTGCTAGTGCGACCTCAATTTCTACAGCAACTGACCTATGGACAGTGCCAGTTCCACTTCTCTCAAAGGCAGGCACTTCTCTACTGGGCAACCACTGCCACCCCTGTCCCTATGGGACTGGTGAGCCCTTCCTATGGCTCCCAATCCCTTCTCTTCTTAGCTTCCAAATCCTCACTACCTGAAACCTCCACTGAAACTCAACTGCCCTCTGGGTAAAGGAAGTCCAAATTCTTGAAGGTCCTACAGGAACCAGCTCCTGGCACCCTCTCCAATctcatttcttcctctcttcctttcacacTCTTAGTCCTCTTAGTCTAGCTACACTAAATGTCTCACCagttctttttgtgcctctgtgaCTAGAATACCATCTTT
This window contains:
- the BTBD19 gene encoding BTB/POZ domain-containing protein 19 isoform X1 is translated as METPGLVVHGEAAPFSTALRSLVNNPLYSDVRFVVGQERQEVFAHRCLLACRCNFFQRLLSSEPGPGVPSPVVLSTVPAEAFLVVLEFLYTNSAKLQRHSVLEVLTAAVEYGLEELRELCLEFVVKALDVELVCEALQVAVTFGLGQLQERCVAFIEAHSQETLRTRGFLELSAPALLPLLRSDKLCVDEAELVLAARSWARVGAAVLERPVAEVAAPVVRELRLALLAPAELSALEEQNRREPLIPVEQIVEAWKCHALRRGDAARGTPCRRRRGTLPREHHRFLDLPFK
- the BTBD19 gene encoding BTB/POZ domain-containing protein 19 isoform X2 is translated as METPGLVVHGEAAPFSTALRSLVNNPLYSDVRFVVGQERQEVFAHRCLLACRCNFFQRLLSSEPGPGVPSPVVLSTVPAEAFLVVLEFLYTNSAKLQRHSVTVSFPLPLMGEVHTLPHTPANLERNVHQYRKKYGYLSQLCLEFVVKALDVELVCEALQVAVTFGLGQLQERCVAFIEAHSQETLRTRGFLELSAPALLPLLRSDKLCVDEAELVLAARSWARVGAAVLERPVAEVAAPVVRELRLALLAPAELSALEEQNRREPLIPVEQIVEAWKCHALRRGDAARGTPCRRRRGTLPREHHRFLDLPFK